From the Salvelinus alpinus chromosome 12, SLU_Salpinus.1, whole genome shotgun sequence genome, the window tttgaaaatggttgtctagcagtgatcaacaaccaacttgacagagcttgaagaattttgaaaagaataatgggcaaatattgtacaatacaggtgtggaaagctcttagagacttacccagaaagactcacagctgtaatcgtattctaacatgtattgactcagggatgtgagtgcttatgtaaatgagatgtttCTGTATTTAATCTTCAATACATtttctaacatttctaaaaacatgttttcactttgttataatggggtattctgtgtagatgggtgagatgtatttaataaatgttgaatttatgatgttacacaacaaaatgtggaataagtcaaggggtatgaatactttctgaaggcactgtacattgagGTGGACCTAATGGCTATTCATTACAAAGCTTTGGAGCCTTTCCATTAACGGGCCATTTCCTGTAATCCTTATGGTGTAGGGGGCATGTGGAGCTGGAGAATCTGAGGGGAGAGCACACTCGAACACAGGCCAAGAAGGACAAGGTATGTTTCTTCCCCTGCCCAACTTACCCTGCAGTAATGTAACAACACTCCTCACACatcctcagagcctggtttcttcctaggtttccttcctttctagggagtttttcctatccaccgtgcttctacatctgccttgcttgctgtttggggttttaaactgggtttctgtataccactttgtgacatctgctgatgtaaaaagggcttcataaatacagttgatttgatttaacctcctctgttcctcccacCAGCTACTGCTGAACAATCAGCTGGAGATGGAAAAAATGAAGGTGGAGCAAGAGAGGAAAAAACGCTACCTAGCACAAGAGACCCTCAAGGAAAAGGTAGATATATTTAGCGATTTCTGTTTTATATCAATGACCAACCTTGTGTCTCTGTTCTTAAATCAGTCTGTGTGGAGGGAAAATTGCATGCTGTTTCTGTCATTAGGAGTGGAAGTCATTGGTTCAGTCTGTGGGTGAGcccccagcctcatctacccccTCCCTGTCCCGTTCCAGCTGCATCAGTGCAGCAGACCACACAGGCCtgcactcctcctcctcccaggtACTCGCCACAGGCACACCATTTACCCTTTCACACCCAGCCAACCTCCCATTTTTTGCCCAGTATAAGGGATGGTTACCTCAGTTAAATGAATAGGGAACTTATGGCAAAGGGACAAATCTGAGCTAGTTTGCATATTTGGCTCGCTTGAGGTTGGATGGTTAACAAGAGAGACCTGTTTTGTATTTCATCAGGAGGACTCTCTGGATCAGTCGTTGGGGACGATGACCATGTCCATGTCTTTGAGTGGGGTCAACTTGTATGAGGCGGCTCGGCTCAGTGGAGGCTCCAGCATCATAGAGAACCTGCAGTCCCAGCTTAaactcagagagggagagagcgcagCTACAGGTACCAACTGCCTGCCTGACACTGCTTCAACATTGCTTTGAGGCCTACCACTGGAAGAGTGTCCTACATGCATTTCTTCAAATGCCTTCTAGTTTTCGATGAAGTGTCTGATTTACAAATATACTTTCTGAAGGTTGTTGAAAAACTGCTTGCCAGGATCTTTCTTACCTCTTTCTTTCTTCTTTCATTcattctctcttttgctctcttgcCTGCCCCCTCAGCTGGAGATCTCTAGTCTGGAGAGGACTCGCTCTTCCATGGCGGAGGAGATGGTCAGATTGACCAATCAGAATGAGGAGATGGAGGACAGTGTGAAGGAGAAGTGCAACTTCAGGTAAGGAGAGGATTCATTCATAGAAGTACCACTAAGACAGTTTAATTATATTAGGGTAAATCCCTGTTGTGATTATTTAGCTTAAATACAAGAGGTTATGTGAAAACTAACATCTCACAAGATGAGTTGCTGGACAGAGCTTTATAACCATCTAGTCACAGATAAGGAAAAGTCCACTAGAGTTAGCTCTATTGAGACTATAGATCTAGTGTTGTCCTCTGAGCCTGTGttgtgtgactgactgtgttGTAGGAGCTGGAGCAGAGACACAACCCCATCCTCCAGATGTATGGAGAGAAGGCTGAGGAGGcagaggagctgagacacaaccCCATCCTCCAGATGTATGGAGAGAAGGCTGAGGAGGcagaggagctgagacacaaccCCATCCTCCAGATGTATGGAGAGAAGGCTGAGGAGGcagaggagctgagacacaaccCCATCCTCCAGATGTATGGAGAGAAGGCTGAGGAGGCAGAGGAGCAGAGACACAACCCCATCCTCCAGATGTATGGAGAGAAGGCTGAGGAGGcagaggagctgagacacaaccCCATCCTCCAGATGTATGGAGAGAAGGCTGAGGAGGCAGAGGAGCAGAGACACAACCCCATCCTCCAGATGTATGGAGAGAAGGCTGAGGAGGcagaggagctgagacacaaccCCATCCTCCAGATGTATGGAGAGACGGCTGAGCAGGCAGAGGAGCAGAGACACAACCCCATCCTCCAGATGTATGGAGAGAAGGCTGAGGAGGcagaggagctgagacacaaccCCATCCTCCAGATGTATGGAGAGAAGGCTGAGGAGGcagaggagctgagacacaaccCCATCCTCCAGATGTATGGAGAGAAGGCTGAGGAGGCAGAGGAGCAGAGACACAACCCCATCCTCCAGATGTATGGAGAGAAGGCTGAGGAGGCAGAGGAGCAGAGACACAACCCCATCCTCCAGATGTATGGAGAGAAGGCTGAGGAGGCAGAGGAGCAGAGACACAACCCCATCCTCCAGATGTATGGAGAGAAGGCTGAGGAGGCAGAGGAGCAGAGACACAACCCCATCCTCCAGATGTATGGAGAGAAGGCTGAGGAGGcagaggagctgagacacaaccCCATCCTCCAGATGTATGGAGAGAAGGCTGAGGAGGcagaggagctgagacacaaccCCATCCTCCAGATGTATGGAGAGAAGGCTGAGGAGGcagaggagctgagacacaaccCCATCCTCCAGATGTATGGAGAGAAGGCTAAGGAGGCAGAGGAGCTGAGACTCAACCCCATCCTCCAGATGTATGGAGAGAAGGCTGAGGAGGcagaggagctgagacacaaccCCATCCTCCAGATGTATGGAGAGAAGGCTGAGGAGGCAGAGGAGCTGAGACTCAACCCCATCCTCCAGATGTATGGAGAGAAGGCTGAGGAGGCAGAGGAGCAGAGACACAACCCCATCCTCCAGATGTATGGAGAGAAGGCTGAGGAGGcagaggagctgagacacaaccCCATCCTCCAGATGTATGGAGAGAATGCTGAGGAGGCAGAGGAGCAGAGACACAACCCCATCCTCCAGATGTATGGAGAGAAGGCTGAGGAGGcagaggagctgagacacaaccCCATCCTCCAGATGTATGGAGAGAAGGCTGAGGAGGCAGAGGAGCAGAGACACAACCCCATCCTCCAGATGTATGGAGAGAAGGCTGAGGAGGcagaggagctgagacacaaccCCATCCTCCAGATGTATGGAGAGAATGCTGAGGAGGcagaggagctgagacacaaccCCATCCTCCAGATGTATGGAGAGAAGGCTGAGGAGGCGGAGGAGCTGAGACTCGACCTGGAGGACGTCAAGAACATGTTCAAAACCCAGATTGATGAACTGCTCAAAAAACAGAAATGGGCTGATCTATCTATTTAACTTCCATGCAATAGACACAGATACAAAAAACTGATTTTTGTAGAAGTACGTTCACTGTAAAGGATGGGAAAAGAAGACTTAATGCTTTTATTTCTGATTACAGAATAGTCCATGTTTTTGTACATTCCATCGCTGTCTTTAAATAAAAAAGGGATTTGAGGATCTGtgattattttattgttttaaatGATCCAAATCGAACTATTTAAGAGGAAAATTATGAGAATGTGGGTAACAAATCAGTATCTTAACATGTTATTGCAGTGGTATGTATGTAGTCACTCTACATGATTTCTCACAGATCACATGTGGCATAGACATGAACGTAATAACTGTTTATTTACAAGATGCTTAAATACCTATTTGGCGTTTaacattaataaataaataaaatgtattgggATGGGTGATGATTTATTCTTGATATACGTTTTTCCCCCCCAGAATTGTATGCAAATCCAACTGTAGATACAGCACTTCTGCAAGTCGGAACTACATCCTACATCTCCACCTTGTGACTGATAGTACACTGCGTGCGGGTGTAAGATTTACGGTGGTATGGCGACCTGGAGTTTCTACATTTTAGCTTGCAGAAGGTAAGCGCCAGGTTTAATAAATGTGTAGTTTAGTCTTCTGATCGACCACAAACTTTATTTTATTCACTAGAAGTTGATTTTGGAAGTTTGCAGGTTCTATCACTTTTCACTCGGAATGCATTTAGCTGTGTACCAGCCATAGCGGTGGTACCAAAAAGTTCCACATTGATGATATCAGGGTAGCGGGGATGATTTATCGAGCAATGCGAAACTACTAATCCAGACGTTTTATTAGGGGCGTTTTGTAATGGTCATGTAATAATATTCCCTGCAACTTGGTAAGGAGCTCTGGAGCAGTGATAGAACCCCGTAAACTACAGATAATTATATATTGGTGAACAACTTGTGAAAATCGGATAATATGTCAGTCACTGTTTGTGTATGGTTCATAGCATGTGTTCCATTGTAGCAATCAATATAGCGATTGTGTTGTGGAAGCAACAATTTATTCATTTGATACAGTAGCCGGCCTGCGACACTCCCTGAGAAAAGTCTAGACGGCTTTAATTTAAGGGAGCAACACTTTACACCAAAAACATGCCGTAATTATGTGGTCCGACATTTAGCCTATTGGTGTTATTATTAAAGACTCTGAATGTACATATTCTAACAACTTCAGCATATTTTTGAAGCCTCGTGGTGTTTCCCCACGGGCTCAAAAGCATCAGATTGAGGGGGAAAATTTGTCAAACAACGTAGCAGCCAAGTAGCCTACAATGGTGGTGAAACGGACAGCACTCTCCAAGGTGCTAATTAATTCAAAGCATTTTACACGTCACTTCAGTATGCCCACATACTTGAGTATAGCTGCGGTGTTTACACAGGTCTACATTTCTTATAGCCTAATTTTCTAGACATCAATGTACAGCAACATTTTTAGACGACACTGCAGAACACCCACCATATGCACACATACTGTACTCAGCTGTGGGGCTTACAAGACCCGAATTCCATATAATTTTCAAGACATCAATGTAGCAGTAGAACAAATATAACAATATCGGAATAtaacttcaaataaaataaatcaatgtaGGCTACAGCAGAACACGCATGAGAATATATAGGTCTCCTACCTATGTGATAATATGAAGCACATACTCAAATTACTTcatttttattattaaaaaaaaaatcccacaaTGACTCTCCCCATCTCAAGTCCATTTAACTCCTGAGAGTCAACTTCTTGCTCAAAGCCATGAACGGGCATGTGGCTGTGATGTTTAGCCTCCTAAGGCTGTCCTGAAGACTCTGGCTGtagtgtctatatatatatatacacacattggggagaacaagtatttgaaacactgccgattttgcaggttttcctacttacaaagcatgtagaggtctgtaattcttatcataggtacacttcaactgtgagagacggaatctaaaacaaaaatccagaaaatcacattgtatgatttttaagtaattaatttgcattttattgcatgacataagtatttgatacatcagaaaagcagaacttaatatttggtacagaaacctttgtttgcaattacagagatcatacgtttcctgtagttcttgaccaggtttgcacacactgcagcagggattttggcccactcctccatacagaccttctccagatccttcaggtttcggggctgttctgggcaatacggactttcagctccctccaaagattttctattgggttcaggtctggagactggctaggccactccaggaccttgagatgcttcttacggagccactccttagttgccctggccgtgtgtttcgggtcgttgtcatgctggaagacccagccacgacccatcttcaatgttcttactgagggaaggaggttgttggccaagatctcgcgatacatggctccatcaatcctcccctcaatacggtgcagtcgtcctgtcccctttgcagaaaagcatccccaaagaatgatgtttccacatccatgcttcacggttgggatggtgttcttggggttgtactcatccttcttcttcctccaaacacggcgagtggagtttagaccaaaaagctctatttttgtctcatcagaccacatgaccttctcccattcctctggatcatccagatggtcattggcaaacttcagacgggcctggacatgcgctggcttgagcagggggaccttgcgtgcgctgcaggattttaatccatgacggcgtagtgtgttactaatggttttctttgagactgtggtcccagctctcttcaggtcattgaccaggtcccgccgtgtagttctgggctgatccctcaccttcctcatgatcattgatgccccacgaggtgagatcttgcatggagccccagaccgagggtgattgaccgtcatcttgaacttcttccattttctaataattgcgccaacagttgttgccttctcaccaagctgcttgcctattgtcctgtagcccatcccagccttgtgcaggtctacaattttatccctgatgtccttagacagctctctggtcttggccattgtggagaggttggagtctgtttgattgagtgtgtggacaggtgtcttttatacaggtaacgagttaaaacaggtgcagttaatacaggtaatgagtggagaacaggagggcttcgtaaagaaaaactaacaggtctgtgagagccggaatttttactggttggtaggtgatcaaatacttatgtcatgcaataaaatgcaaattaattacttaaaaatcattcaatgtgattttctggatttttgttttagattccgtctctcacagttgaagtgtacctatgataaaaattacagacctctacatgctttgtaagtaggaaaacctgcaaaatcgtcagtgtatccaatatttgttctccccactgtatataaatatattgtGTTAACCTGGGTGTCTTCTTTAGCGTTGTCTACAAGGCTTGCTGCCACCAAATGCGCCTTGGTTCAGGCATGTTCAAAAAATTTTTTTTTCTGATGGCTCACTAGCTGACCACCAATACCTGTGTCAAGATCAGTTACTTACCCCACTGGCCCTCCCCATAACCTCTATCAACAAATAATAGAGCAGGTCTGGAGTCAGTGTGTCAGGATAGAATGATTACATAGAAGGATCACCGCGCTTTTTTATTGTCAGTAATAGGGCCCTATGACTACCATGTTTGTTATCATCATACACAGTGTGGAGGGGGATTAGCTAATTTTAAGTCTCTTGTCTAAGCAGCCATAGTCTTGTGGACAGAAAGTACGTTTAGAGCTTAAGCCTAAAACAATTGAAAGCTTACAGTGTTTGACAGTGACCACGTACTGATGTTTTGTGTATCATGGTGGTACAAGTAGGCTGTTTTTAGTGGGGTCTTTTAAGTTCCATCCAAGTGTTTAGCACGTCTTTTAGTTTTTGCCTCCCCCTTCCCAACTCTTTAATGTTTTATAACAGGATGCTCTGCTGGATGTGTCGGCCTGCTGGGGGTATGAGAAGAACTGTGGCCCAGAGAACTGCTTTGGCTATCCTGTCTGCACCAGGGTTGACCCCGGATGGTACAATACCATCCCCCTCTCTGCATTCACTAACAAgaatattgttttattttattcattAGCATATTGTGTCAAGCTCTTGTCATACATGTGGATGTGCATAATTTATTTCTGCCACTGGTTTGACCTAACAGAGCTCTTCGTCCTCCCTAGGGCCAGCTCATTGGAGGCAGCCCAGGAGCTGTTCTGGAAACAGGCATACTTTGGTTACGTCACGGAGCCAACATTACGTCACGAATTACGTAAAACATTACGTCACGAATGTTAGCAGTACAGAAAGTTTGCCATGAAAGTGGAAAATACACACAATCGTAGTGAATTTCAGCTAACTAGTCTGCAAACACATAGcctaactgttttaatgtcattCTATTTAAATGTCTTTCAGATTATCTATAGCCACTTTATTACCGCATGTCATGTTTTCAATACTAATCCTGTAGTATTAGCAATGGCACTGGTCCAATGAATGTGCTTATTTTAACGTTAATGCATAAAATTATTACGTTGTCATAACCTGTATTTTTTCGACTTAGGAATGGGtacactcaaaatggctgccagtccagCTGTTATGTCATTAATGACAAGAATGGAGATGGCCTATCTAtgcattctatttctatggtagtGACACAGGAAAGCCGAGGTCACACGAAGCAATCTGGACACAATTGATGTTGTTGCAACAATGTTGCATCTGGATTGCTCCGTGTGTCACCCCCCAAACAATAGCCTGCAACTTAGTTGCATTGCATCAGAAGAGATATAATCATCCTATTTCATTCAGCTGACTCTAAACAATGTCCAATCATTGAGCAGAAAAAAGTTGACATGACTTGTCATATTGTGCCGTTCGGAACTTCGACCGAGTTGTGATGTCAACACAGCTGTCAGTGCTGCTGCAAACTGCGACAAAAGAGACATGCCAAATGGGAAATGCATTAAAAATTCTAGATATCATGGCTAGTCATGtatatgtgtaacagtataactttatgtccgtcccctcgcgaaccagggaccctctgcacacatcaacaacggtcgcccacgaagcatcgttacccatcgctccacaaaggccgcggcccttgcagagcaaggggaaccactacttcaaggtttcagagcaagtgacgccaccgactgaaaggttgctagcgcgcaccaccgctatctagcaagccatttcacatcggttacatatggTCTGCCAGTcaataaacattttaaaagtaaACCCAGACCTTTCTCTGTCCAGTTTCAACTGAAATTGTCCAACATGAACTGCACTATCTAGCTAGCTTAGCTTGTCGCTACCttggttagctatctagctatctTGGTAAAACTTGTTTGGAAAATAGGCAACATTTTGCTAGCTAGGTAAATTGTACAGCCAGCATCTTGTCTATGTCGATGCTGTTACAATTACCAAACATTTGAATAAACAAATAATTTATGAAACCCCGATGTGATGTATGACAGGATTGGATGTTGCATGCAATTTCAATTGCGTTTGAATTGTATCAGCAACCTGCTGGAGATGATGTCACTTGTAACTTGCATCTGCAACAGAAATTGCATCCAAATTGCTTCACGTGACACAGCCTTAACAGAGGTACTGACTGAGATGTGATGGATCAACCTGAATGTGTGTTTTTGGCAGGGGTTAACATGTACCATAATTTCTGTGACTTTGTCAACCTGTACATCTCCCAGCACATCAACAACTCCTTCAGCAGAGACATCAAAATCCTCATGTGGGACACAGTAAGTACAATATTCTGCAGCCCATCTCCATTTCACTGATCTGAGACGACTGAATAAGTGCAAGAAATATGGTGATGGCTTAGCTGGGCCCTCCAATAAGCTAATTAGAGATTCCACCATGTTGCTGTCACCTCGCAAGCTGAATGTTTTGTCCAAAGGTGTTTGTACAAAAAGAAGCAAGAGAATGGTTGTTTACCAGAGTGTTGTGTATCGATGTGCTGTGTTTCACATTTGACCACTTGCTTGTGGAGGAGATTAAGGTGAAGCAGTGGGTGTAAAACAGAATGATTTATGGGAAACCTTATCCTGTCTATTGTTCCCCCCTCTGTCTGTGGAGGCGAAggataaggagagagggagggagagaaaatgaCAGCGAGATGGAAAGGAATGGCCTTTCATCTGACAATAGTGAGTAAGGTCGGTTCGGTTTCAGTTTGATAATAAAGCAGGGTCGGTTCGGTTTCAGTTTGATAATAAAGCAAGGTCAGTTCGGTTTCAGTTCGATAATAAAGCAAGGTTGGTTCGGTTTCAGTTTGATAATAAAGCAAGGTCTGTTCGGTTTCAGTTTGATAATAAAGCGAAGTCGTTTCAGTTTGATAATAAAGCAGGGTTGGTTCGGTTTCAGTTTGATAATAAAGCAAGGTCGGTTCGGTTTCAGTTTGATAATAAAGCAAGGTCGGTTCGATTTCAGTTTGATAATAAAGCAAGGTCGATTTCGGTttcgattttttttgtttttaaacattaaatgcactatgcattatgtgggttgaatgctgttacaacacagaataaaacaataatattaagTCCCGTGATGGTGTCactgcccattactgctcatcacttattaaccatcatttattaacATCACTTTACTTCAATAAAATagttcagttgtgtatattacatttgttttatttgattactttatttCATTCAAAGTTATCATCTCGCCTagagagctgctgcctatgctgtctgacaaaataactattttagtagttcttcaaagtaaataaggcatacttttatgactgctgaataccaaatATCAGTCACTTAGATCATGTCTTTTCactatatatcaaatcaaattgtatctgtcacatgcgccgaatacaacagtgaaatgcttacttatatacaaatgtatgtggacatgcttcaaatttgtggatttggctatttcagccacacccgttgctgaccggtGTGTAAAATagcgcacacagccatgcactctccatagacaaacattggtagtagaatggccttactgaagagctcaatgactttcaacgtggcaccatcataggatgccacttttccaacaggTCATTTCGtgaaatgtctgccctgctagagctgccccggtcaactgtaagtgctataattgtgaagtggaaacgtctaggagcaacaacggctcagccgcgaagtggtaggccacacaagctcacagaacagaacagaactgcagagtgctgaagtgcgtagcgtaTAAAAATCGCATGtcttcagttgcaacactcactaccgagttccaaactgcctctggaagcaacgtcagccccATAACTGTTACAATGGGAGCTTtttgaaataggtttccatggccaatcagccacacacaagcctaagatcacaatgcgcaatgccaagcgtcggctggagtggtgtaaagctcggtgccattggactctggagcagtggaaacgcgttctctgaagtgatgaatcactcttcaccaccTGGCAGTCTGATGAATGAATCTgggtttagcggatgccaggaaaacgctacctgccgagtgaatagtgtcaactgtaaagtttggtggaggaggaataatggtctggggctgtttttcatggtttgggcaaggcccattagttccagtgaagggaaatcttaacgctacagcacacagtgacattctagacgatactGTGCCTCCAAATTTGTGGCatcagtttgaggaaggccctttcctgtttcagcatgacaatgcccccgtgcacaaagcaaggtccatacagaagtggtttgtcaagatcagtgtggaagaacttgactggcctgcgcagagccctgacctcaaccccatcaaacaactttaggatgaattgaaacgctgactgtgagccaggcctaatcacccaacatcagtgccgacctcactaatgctcttgtggctgaatggaagcaagtcccacagcaatgttccaacatctagtggaaagccttcccagaagagtggaggctgttatagcagcaaagtggggaccaactgcatattaatgcccatgattttggaatgagatgtttgattatcaggtgtccacatacttttggtcatgtagtgtaccttgTGAAGCAACTGTTCTCTATCCCTCTTGGTCGCGCATTCCAATAACAGCTACATTTCAGTTttctcctccccactcagaccactcacagAAAGTCTTAGCAAAATTCCATGATAATTCTGCATGATAATTTTCTCTTtgttaagaagctatttttgtttctttttgacaatttttatttaaaaccacagtaaggtacttgttacccagaaattatttgatattcagATAAAATCGTCTGCATTGTACCTTTAATCAGGTGGCTGACTGCTGGGCAAGTACAGTTCTAATGAAACATACACCATAATTCAAAACAGTGTTTCATATTACTCTCCATGAAATCTGACATTAAGTTTAGCCAGTCCGATGAAGCAACTGAATTTCAAAGTAATCTTTCTGATGTATTTTTCTTCCTTGtcagagtttttatggatatggGGATCTGTTCAGTGAGACCTGGAAGGCTTtctctgactatgacatcatcCATCTGAAATCTTTTGACACTAAAAGGGTAAGAGAGAGTGTGGGTGTGGTCGTTCATGGTTGTATAACGTATCCATTACCTTGAAACAGGTGTGCTTCAAAGATGTGGTGTTCTCCCTGCTCCCCAGGATGAGATATGGGCTGTTCTATAACACACCTCTGGTTCGTATTCTGTCTGTATCTCTTTATGTGTAATGAAAATATAGAGATAGGATTGCGCCGCCTATGAGGAAATCTGAATCCATTTGAGCTGCTTGGGTTGTCCCTGCCTTTCTGACTCCATGCCTTCCTCCGTGCCTTCTCTTATTTTGATCACACAGGCTTTATGTCCGTGTTTTTTTCTTTCATGCTTCTCGCCTCATCATGCCATTTTCCTTTATCATCTGTTATCCAGTTTGGTCATAACTCATAACATGCCATTTGGGTCAAATATTTATGCTATGTACTCATCATCTCCAGCTCTTAAGTTATTTAAATTATAATTTCAAGGAGATTTGTGTAAAGATGGTATCATTTAAATACGTAGGTCTAGGGGGGTCAGCCTTGAGGTGTGAATTATTGATAGGTTAGCCTCATATCTGATGCCTTGGATTGCTCCTGCTGCTTATGTCATGTTTATATTCATGTGTTTATATTTATGACTGCTGTGCTCTGGCCTGTCGGAGGGAATCATAGACCTGTGCTAGGCATGGCTTTAAATGTAGTGTCTTTCTGTTTGGGTATGGAATGTGTTTGGATTTGTCAGATTTCTATCAAAATACAATTCACACTGTGCATCCGTGCGTGTGTCc encodes:
- the LOC139536579 gene encoding trichohyalin-like, which gives rise to MYGEKAEEAEELRHNPILQMYGEKAEEAEELRHNPILQMYGEKAEEAEELRHNPILQMYGEKAEEAEEQRHNPILQMYGEKAEEAEELRHNPILQMYGEKAEEAEEQRHNPILQMYGEKAEEAEELRHNPILQMYGETAEQAEEQRHNPILQMYGEKAEEAEELRHNPILQMYGEKAEEAEELRHNPILQMYGEKAEEAEEQRHNPILQMYGEKAEEAEEQRHNPILQMYGEKAEEAEEQRHNPILQMYGEKAEEAEEQRHNPILQMYGEKAEEAEELRHNPILQMYGEKAEEAEELRHNPILQMYGEKAEEAEELRHNPILQMYGEKAKEAEELRLNPILQMYGEKAEEAEELRHNPILQMYGEKAEEAEELRLNPILQMYGEKAEEAEEQRHNPILQMYGEKAEEAEELRHNPILQMYGENAEEAEEQRHNPILQMYGEKAEEAEELRHNPILQMYGEKAEEAEEQRHNPILQMYGEKAEEAEELRHNPILQMYGENAEEAEELRHNPILQMYGEKAEEAEELRLDLEDVKNMFKTQIDELLKKQKWADLSI